CTCGCAGAGTTCAAAATCAAAAGCGGTTGAACACGGAGGACACGAAGGTCACGAAGTCAGAACAACAGAACCGGACCCACCTCTGTGTCCTCCGTGACCTCCGTATTCAATGGCTCATGCCCGGCTGTTGGCCGAATGCCGAGTGCCGATTGCCGATTGCCTCTTTTCCACCCAACCAGTTCTGCTCCTTGCGCATCACCCTACAGGTAGAGGTGTGCAGGAACACGGAGCAGGAGAGATTCCATGAAAAAAATGAACTTAATTCTTGTATTCGCGCTGGCGGCAGTGCTCGTGCCATTCGCGATCGCGCAGGATACAAATTCACAGAACTCGTCGACGGCAGCGACTACGCAAAACGCGAACAGTTCTTCGGCAGTGTCGTCCGAATCGGGTAGCCAGGACGCCAGTCTCACCCAGCAGCTTCAGAGCAAATTCAGCCAGGATCCGGCATTCGTGAACGTACAGGCATCGGTCACGAACGGTACCGCACTCATCACCGGAACTGTCGCCTCTAAGGCCGACGAGAAGCGCGCGAAAGATGTGGCGAAATCAATCTCCGGCGTGAAGCACGTCAAGGATCAGCTCACAGTGAATCCCAGCACGGGAGCCTCGGCCAGCAAGAACAACAACCAGCAGGACGTCAGCACCGGCGGATCTGTGTCGTCTCCTCGAACTCAGAGCATGTCGATGCCAGGCGCAACCAACCCGACCAACGGCGAGACTAGCGCGACCAGCACAAATCCGAACAGCCAGGCTTCGTCCGTAACGGGTTCGACCACAAGTTCGGGCGCAATGGCTTCGCAAAGTACAGCCAATCCGCAGAGCGCGAGCCAGACGCCCGCTACATCTCAGGCTTCAACAAGCACTACAAACCCGGCTGCATCAGCTACAGGAACGCCTGGCATACAAACCACCGCTCCAAACGCAAGCACGCAAGCCTCGAGCAGCGCAGCGACTGGCGAGAACGCTTCAAGCCTGCCGCAGAGCAACGCCTCCGGCGAAGCCAATATGGCTGGGCAAACCTCCACGGGCGCACCGTCGGCAACCAGCACGCCCAGCACTACAGGCGGCGTAGCCGGCACAGCAACTGCCCCAGCCCCGAGCACCGCTCAGTCCACCACGCCCACGCAGTCAACCCAGCCCAGCGCAATCGGCGCAAACGCAGGCGCTCCTGCAGCGACCAGCATGGCGACGACCGGCGTCGGCATTAACGACAGCGCAACGCTGCAGAGCCAAATACAAAACGCGCTGCAGAACGAACCCACGCTGCACAACGATTCACTCAGCGTGAACGTAACCGACAACACCATCGAGCTAGGCGGCGCGGTACAAACCGGCAAGGAAAAACAAACCGCGCACCGCATAGCAAGTTCGTTCGCCGGCAATCGTCGCGTGAAAGACCGCGTTACCGTGAGCGGACATGGCACGGAATCGAGCAACCCGAACTCAAGCACGCTCGGTGGCAATCCGGCGAGCAACAGCTCGAACCCGCAGACGAACCAGAACAATCCGGCAAACAACTCGCAAAATCCAAGCGCGAAAAATCCCGCAGCGAACGGAGACGCTTCGGCCAATCCGCGTTGACAGAACCGGCGCCGGCAGGCAGGGTCCCTGGCAATCGCCGCTGTTGCGATTGCTGGGGTACTAAGGGGTGGCGCAGTCGCGTGTTTTGCGGCTGCGCCTTCTCGGGCTGCAAACCATTCGTCGGATCCGGAGCTGGCCACGCGGCCGTCTCCGGCCCACCGGCTACCGCTGCCGGTTCCGTTTCGCATGGTCGCCAAATTGACTGCACATCTCACAGCCGCTAGCTTCGCTACATGAGCCCAGCCCGCACGCACCACATCAAGCTCCATCTGCGCGACGGCTCAATACGGGAACTCGATGTCGCAGAAGATCAGCACATTTGGGACGCAGCCCACGACGCAGGAATTGAA
This genomic interval from Terriglobales bacterium contains the following:
- a CDS encoding BON domain-containing protein, giving the protein MKKMNLILVFALAAVLVPFAIAQDTNSQNSSTAATTQNANSSSAVSSESGSQDASLTQQLQSKFSQDPAFVNVQASVTNGTALITGTVASKADEKRAKDVAKSISGVKHVKDQLTVNPSTGASASKNNNQQDVSTGGSVSSPRTQSMSMPGATNPTNGETSATSTNPNSQASSVTGSTTSSGAMASQSTANPQSASQTPATSQASTSTTNPAASATGTPGIQTTAPNASTQASSSAATGENASSLPQSNASGEANMAGQTSTGAPSATSTPSTTGGVAGTATAPAPSTAQSTTPTQSTQPSAIGANAGAPAATSMATTGVGINDSATLQSQIQNALQNEPTLHNDSLSVNVTDNTIELGGAVQTGKEKQTAHRIASSFAGNRRVKDRVTVSGHGTESSNPNSSTLGGNPASNSSNPQTNQNNPANNSQNPSAKNPAANGDASANPR